Genomic window (Spirosoma sp. KCTC 42546):
TTCAATGGATGATGGATAATGAATAATGTAAATGGATAATGGAACACTGGTCATTTAGCGATCATAGGGAACTCAGATCATTATCCATTTTACATTATTCATTATTTATTCCGACCGAAGGGAGGTAACTGGATTCATCAGGGCGGCTTTTATACTTTGGAAGCTTACCGTGAGCAAGGCTGTACTGAGTGCCAGCAAACCCGCCAGCACAAAGACCCACCACTCAATCGAAACCTTGTAGGCAAAATCATGGAGCCACTGGTTCATGCCATACCAGGCAATGGGTATCGCGATCAGATTCGCTACCAAAACCAGACGTACAAACTCTCTGGAAAGCAGGGCTACAATGCTCGGTACAGATGCGCCTAACACCTTTCGGATACCAATCTCTTTGGTCCGTTGTTCGGCTGAGAACGCAACCAGTCCGAACAAGCCTAAACAGGCAATCATAATGGCGATCAGCGTGAAATACAGGACTATGCTGGACGTTCGCTGTTCTTTTTCGTAATTCCGTTGAAAATCCTGGTCGAGAAATGAATACGAAAAGGGCGTATCTGGGTTTATCTTTTTCCAGGATTGCTCCATGTCGGCCAAGAGTTTAGTATACTCTTTTGGTTGCACACTGGCGATAAAATAGTGGTGTTTATCCCCAATCGTGGTCGTTAATCCATATGGTTTTATTTCCTGATGTAGACTCTCGTAGTTAAAATTCTTGACCACCCCCACAATCTGCATAGGGTGGCGCACATTCTGCCATTCGAAGTAGATAGTCTTCCCGACAGCCGTTTTAGGATCATAGCCTAATTGGTTGAGCGCTACCTCGTTGAGAATGATACTCGTTGAATCGGCGGTGAAGTTTTTCGAGAAAGCCCGGCCGTACAGGAGTTTAAAGCCCAGCGTTTCGACATAGTCGTTCTCGACCGTTGCAAAATTTATATCTACGGCCTCATGGACAGATTTCCCCTCCGCATAAAAAAGCAGATCATTATCGCTCGGAATGCCGGGGTACGTGGACCCGCTCGCTGCCGAAATCACGTTCGGATTCTTAAGGATTTCATCCTTGAACGCAGCATAATTCGTAGTCGCCTGATTACTCTGAAGGGGTATAACAATTTTCTGGCTTTTCGTAAAGCCCAGGTGTTGATTTTGAACGAAGGCTAATTGCTGCCAGATGACGATCGCTCCTAAAATCAAAACGATCGAGACTGTAAACTGAAAAACCACCAGGCCTTTGCGGAGCGCCGTTGCCGAAATACTGTTAACGAGCTTCCCCTTAAGTACGGTGATTGGCCTGAATGACGAGAGGTAAAACGCAGGGTATAAGCCAGATAACAAGCCCGTCAGGAGTGTTATGGCCGCAATCCATATAACAAAAATAGGATTCTGGAAAAGGGCTAAGTTCTTTTGCGTAAGGCCATTAAAGACAGGCAGCAGGAGTTGAATAAACCCCAGCGCCAGACAAAGAGCCAAGATGGACATGAGCAATGATTCGCCCAAAAACTGGCCTATCAACGAGGCACGAATAGCCCCCATTGCTTTCCGAATGCCCACTTCCTTTGCCCGCTTTTCGGAGCGAGCCGTCGACAGATTCATGAAATTGATACAGGCAATCAGCAGCAAAAAGGCGGCTATTGAGCCAAAGACGTACAGATACGTCAGGCTCCCGTTCGCCGAAATCTCATTATCCAGGTTAGAGGTTAGATAGATGTCTGGTACAGCCTGGAGCGTTAGCTCCTTAGAAACCCCTAAGGCCTTTAAATCGGCGGCCCCATGCCGGTTCAAGAAGGCGGGTAGTTTTGCTTCGAAGGCCTCGGCATTCACGCCATCCTTCAGTTTAATATAGGTGTAGAAAATATTATTTGTCGCCCAGTTTTTTTGCTGACTCACCCAATTGCCAATATCGCCATTCTGCATCGAGAGGAAAAAATGGGCATCAATATGCGATTTGTTTTTATCGCTAAATACTCCACCAACGGTATAGTTATAATCGCCGAATGGGAGCCCAATGTTGATGACTTTGCCAACTGGGTTTTCCTTGCCGAAGAGTTTGCTGGATAAAGTTTCAGAGATAACGAGCGTGTTTGGTTGATTGATGGCTTTTCGCGGATTCCCATATGTAAACGGATACGTGAATAGCTCGAAAAAGGTGGAATCCACATAATAGCCGTTGGTTTCAAAAAACTGCTTTTGCTGGTGGTTATGCGTATACCGCAACAGCATCTTGTCCATGTTCGGCACCTTCAATAGCCGGGTGGCCTGCTCAACTTCCGGGAAGTCGTTTTTCAGGCCCAGAGCCGTAGGTGCCGCTGTTGCTGCCCAATGCTCCTGTTTTGTATCTGTGGCTACCCGATAGAGCCGGTTAGCGTCTGTATGATGTTTATCGTAACTAAGTTCATCAAAAACATACAGGGTAATCAGCAGACAGGTGGCCAGGCCCACGGCTAATCCAAAAATGTTGATGGCTGAATACACCTTGTTTTTAACGAGGTTCCGCCAGGCGATTTTAACATGATTACTCAACATAACAGGGTTTATAAAGAATGGTGATGAATACTCCCCGCGACGGCGGACCGTTGGTTGGCGTTTGAGAGCAAAGGGGCGTACGAAGCGCAGCACGTTGCCCCAGTATCGCCGGTTGGCGCGTTGGATACCCACGGCCCGCACATCGCGCCCAAACCGCTCGTGTAAATCGCCCTGCACTTCTTCCAGCAAATGCGGAGCACAAAACCATTCCAGCAGGCGGTCGGCCCAGCGGGGCGGTGTTACCATAGTGAATAATGTAAACTGTAAAATGAATAATGGACGATGAATTCAGTGGTATTTAATTAGTTATTCATTAGGCATTATCCATTCTTCATTCCGACCGAAGGGAGGCTACCGGATTGATCATGGCGGCTCGTAAGGACTGCCAGCTAACGGTTAAAAATGCTATGGAAATGGCTATGAAAGCCGTGACCAGAAATACCCATACACTCATGTTGACACGATACGGATAATTCTTGAGCCATTCGTCCATGGCATACCAGGCGGCCGGGAAGGCAAAAATGAACGAGATAGAAACCAGTTTCAGGAAGTCGGTTGATAGTAACTGGACAATACTCGGAACGGAGGCCCCTAACACTTTACGAATGCCAATTTCTTTGGTACGCCGTTCTGCCGAAAGGGTTGCTAACCCAAATAGACCAATGCACGAAATGAAAATGGTGAGGATAGCCCCAAAGAGCATCATTTGTTTCCACTTAGCTTCCGACTCATAGCGTTTCAGGTTTTCCTGATCCATAAATTTGTACGAATAGGGATTGAGTGGGAATAGCTTTTTAAAGACTTTTTCGATGTGCTGAAGGCTCGCCGTTTCGGTATTGGGCTTGATTTTGATAAATGCCTTACCATATTCATTAGCCGCTTTCATTGTAAATAATTGCGGCTTTATTTCCTGACTTAAGGAGGCAAAATGGTGGTCTTTTACCACGCCAATTACGTGATATTTTTCGTTTTTAAACCAAAAGTCAACGACTTGGCCCAGTGGATTTTTCCAGCCTGCTTTTTTAACAAATGTTTCATTGACCAGTACCGACTGCGACGAATCTGATGGGAAGGCGGTTGAGAAATTTCGCCCTTTTAAAACTGGTATCTTAAAGAGAGGAAGGTAGGTTTCATTAACGGTTTCGTAGGCAAAACTCAATTGCGTTTCGCCATTTATTTTAGCCACCGTACCCCAAAATCCACCATTTTTGGGCGCAACATCTAGTATGTTCTGGTCTTTTAGTAATTCTTCTTTTAAGAGTTTTACTTCACTACGTTTTAAGTTCGATTTGTCTATAACCACCAGATTTTTGTCGTCATACCCCAAATCTTTACTGGTCAGATAGTTGAACTGTGAATAAATAGTAAGGGAAGCAATTATTAGAAAAGAAGCCAGCGTGAATTGTAAGACAACCAATGATTTTTGCAGATAATTTTTGCCGGAAAGATTGAAGCGGCTATACAGTGTTTGAACAGGATTGTAACCCGATAAAACAAGGGCCGGGTAAAATCCAGACAGTAAGCTTGTGACAATAAACAGGATGATGTAGCCCGCCACCAGTTTTGCATCGAACAAATAAGAAAGTGACAAGGCTTTGTTTGCCAGTTGATTAAAGGTTGGTAACGCCAGTTCGATCAGGACGATGGCAAATAAAAAGGCAGCAAAACAAAGCAGGAACGACTCACCCAGAAACTGCATGATGAGTTGAGCCCTGGCCCCACCAACTGCTTTCCGCACACCAATTTCTTTAGCCCGCTTTAAGGAGCGAGCCACCGTCAAATTGACAAAATTGATGCAGGCAATAAGCAGAATGAATAAGGCAATGCCTGATAAGATATACGAAAAAGTAGGATTGCTTTCGTCGACAAGACCGTTGCTGGCTGGTAGCTCTTTGCTTAGGTGCATGTCGGTAAACGGCTGGAGCGAATACACCGTTTTGTTGGTGATGCCAAATTTTTTAGCTACTGATTTAATACTCTCCTGTGCATCAGCCACATAAACTTGATTCATTTTAGCCTCTACTGCCTTCAGATTAGCATTAGGGCTTAGAATGACGAATGTATTCATGAACACACTGAACCAGTTTTCGTTGTCCGCCATATCTTCAGCCTTGACCTCTATAGGCATGAGCACATCAAATTTGATGGACGAATTTTGCGGACATTTTTTGGCTACTCCTGTTACCGTGTACGGTTCAAATTTGTCGCCTTCTTTAAAGAATAGTATTTTGCCAAGCGCGTTTGTTGTCCCGAAATTTTTATCGGCTAATTCTTCCGAAATAACGACCGATTTTGGGCTCTTTAAAGCGGATTTAGGATCACCGCTTAGTAGCGGAAACGAGAATATCGAGAAGAAACTGGAATCTGCGAAATAGGCCGTCTGACTTTTTACTTCATTGCCTTGTTTTAGATCTTTCCGGTTTTCCTGATAGCGAACAAAAGATATTATTTCTGGAACACCCGCCTGGAATTTTGGGCCGGGAAAAATACCCGTGTAAGGTTGCTGATTTTCAACGATACCAGCTGGCGTTACTGATTTGCTGGTAATGCGGTAAATAAATGGATTATGCGCATGAAAGCGATCATAGCTGACTTCATCTTTCGTGTACAGCATAATCAACATGGCTGCGGCCAATCCAATGCTCAGCCCAATAATATTAATGGCCGAATAGGCTTTGTTTCGGGCCAGGTTTCTGAAGGCGATTTTGAGATAGTTCTGGATCATGTCGGTACTGAATAAGGAAAGTGATGGGTATTGTTCAGACCGCTGGGCGGTTGGTTTTCGTTTCAGAGCAAAGGGGCGTATAAACCGTAGTACATTGGCGCTATACCGCTGATTGGCTTTTTTAGCGCCCATTCGATGCACATCCCGCCTATAGCGCTCGTATAAATCGCCCTGCACTTCTTCCAGCAAATGCGGAGCGCAAAACCATTCCAGCAGGCGATCCGCCCAGCGAGGTGGTTGTGGCTGGAATGCCTCCGTTGGGCCGCTGGTGCGGAGCGTTCTCATAAGCTGATAGCAGGTAAGGCATTGGGCGAAATCGAATTCCACAGTTGATCCCGCATGGCCCGAATATCGTGTAGTGCACGGCTACCAAGGGCCGTGACCGTAAACAGGCGTTTGCGACGCCCACCACGCTCGGCCGTAGCATCGCCCATGTGCGATTTGAGCATGCCTTTTTCTTCGAGTCGATGCAGAGCAGCATGAACAGCACTGATACTAACCGAGCGCCCCGTTTGCCGATCCAGTTCATCGGTAATCGCAACGCCATAAGCCGCATCGTTCAGGACTGCAACCGTTAGTAAAACGATTTCTTCAAACTCGCCTAAGTATGTTCGTTTCATAACTCAAAGGATAAAATCAACTTTTGTAGAACAAATGCTTTGCCAATCCGTGAAAAGGCCATTTCAAGCTTAACAAGGGCTGTTTAACGAAATGGCTCTGTCCGAAATCGTACACTTTTTGTCCGATGGTGAACAGGGTGGATTCGTGAGGTGATGCAGTAGGATTTGAGGAAACCCAGATATAGATAAGTATGCATGAGGTATAGCTGAAAAAGACCGAGAACGGTTTTTAGTCAACGCGGATACACAAAATAATTGCCGTTTACTAAAAATATGAAGCTATGACTTACTCTTGGCTGCTGTTTGCCAATATCTTACGGTAAAAATGACCACTCCGGCTAACCGGGCTTTCCTCTTTTAACGAATTATGAAAAAAGTTTTTAAAGTGATCGGTATCGTGATCGGCGTCCTTGCGTTAGGCGTCGTAGTGTTGCTGGCTTATGTTAAACTGGCGTTGCCGAATGTGGGTGAAGCACCATCCTTGAAAGTGGATGCTACACCACAACGAATCGAACGGGGTGCCTATCTGGCGAATCACGTGACAGTCTGTATCGACTGCCACAGTACCCGCGATTACACACTCTTTTCTGGGCCATTGGCGCCCGGAACGATAGGGAAAGGTGGAGAACTGTTTAACCAGCAGATGGGCTTTCCCGGCTCGTTCACGGCGAAAAACATTACGCCCTATGGCATAGGCAACTGGACCGACGGCGAGATCTACCGGGCTATTACAACCGGTGTTAGCCGTGATGGTCATGCCTTCTTTCCCGTCATGCCCTATCCATATTATGGCAAAATGGGCGATGAGGATGTTCAGAGCATTATTGCCTATTTGCGTACGCTCAAGCCGATCGAAAATAAACCTGCTGAATCGAAAGCTGATTTTCCGTTCAACTTTATCCTGAATACGATTCCGGTAAAAGCTGAGCCTATGTCAATGCCTGATCCGAAAGATGAACTGGCTACCGGCAAGTATCTGGTTATGATAGCCGGTTGTGTAGAGTGCCATACGCAGGTTGATAAAGGCCAGATTATTAAGGAAAAATCGTTTGCGGGCGGGCGGGATTTCAAACTGCCATCCGGAATGCTTTACACGTCTAACATCACTCCCGATAAGGAAACTGGTATTGGTAGTTGGACTAAAGAGACATTTATCGCTCGTTTCAAGACATATGCTGATAGTAGTTATAAGCCTCAGAAACTTGGACCGAATGATTTTCAGACGGTGATGCCCTGGATGATGTATGCGGGTATGAAAGAACAGGATTTAGGGGCTATCTACACCTATCTGATGTCGCTGAAACCGATTCCAAATAAGGTGACGGAAAAATTTAAGCCCCATGTAGCCATACGTTAACACCGTGATGAACTGATAACGTAATTCGGCAAGATACCTTCTGGGTCTAGTAGTATAGATTAGCTGCTAACCTCAGAAGGTATTTTTATGCCTTGCTGTCCGTAACTTTGTTGGCACGCTACGGAAACAAGCTGTTGCTACCGAAAACTGCTCACTGAAACTATGTCTCTTAAAACGCTCGTTAAAATCTCCAACGTTACTAATCTCAGCGATGCCCGCTATTGCGCAGGTATGGGTGTCGATATGCTTGGCTTCTCGATGGATGCCGATTCACCGGACTATATCGAACCGAAAAAATTTGACGAGATCAGAGGCTGGGTGGCAGGCGTTCAGATTGTTGGCGAAACTACATCCACAGATCCTGAAGTTATTGAGCAACTTCTTGATACGTACAAACCTGACATACTACAGGTCAACGAATCAGCCCTCTTATCTTACCTTAGTACGTTTACTAAGCCGTTGATTTTGCACGTCGATCTATCACAGTTGACACTTGATCAGCTAGATACCCTGTTTCAGACAGGTGTTGCCGGAGCCGATTATATTCTGCTGGAAAGTAATAGTCCACTCCATCTTGACGATGAGCTGAAAACTACCCTGCAACGATTAGCAGCACGCTATCCCATATTATTAGGCATTGGCGTATCTGCCGAGAATGTCCATGAGTTATTAGCCGAATTATCCGTTCAGGGAATTGCGCTTAGTGGTGGCGATGAAGAACGACCCGGTAATAAGGAATTTGGTGAGTTGATGGATATTCTGGAAGCGATAGAGGAAGAGTAGGAAATTAGTATTAGGAGTGAGAAGCGAGGAGTGAGAATAGCTGACGCGTATATCAGTTTTGCGTCAGCCATTCTCACTCCTTGCTTCTCACTCCTAATACTGACCACTACTATGCATTACCTACTATCATTGAAAACATACTTCTATCCATAACCGCGTCCATTCTTCCAAATCTACTTTGGGGCAAAATAGCTATCTGTTAGGTTTACATCGGATTTAAACAACGGTCCGGCGTTCCGGAAAGAAGCCATGAACAAGCGATTAGAACGTATTGCCGACCAGGCCCAAATTGGGGGCGTGTGTGCTGGTTTGGCCGATTATTTTGGCATTGATCGTGCATTGGTACGCGTACTTTTTGTGATCGGAATTTTCCTGCCGCACTTTCCGGCCATCATCATTTACATTATCTTGTGGATCGCATTACCCGAACGCCGTTTCGATGGTTCTGTATCCCAGTCGTCAGCTTTCTCTAATCCTTATTTTGCCATGAATCCCTACAATCCGAACAAGCCTGCATCACCCGACCGTAGCATTATTGGCGGGGCCGTACTGATTATCCTGGGTGTCCTGTTTTTACTGGACCGTTATTTCGACATTGACTTTGGTGATCTATGGCCGTTTGTTCTGATCGCAATTGGTTTGTGGCTGATTTTTAAGGATCGGATCAAACCTCCTTACGATAATACAACCACCAACGACCCAAACGGAACCCTTTAAAAAATGTATGATGTAGGATATATGATGTATTAAGTTAATACATCGAACCTGTTTAAACTTTATTTTTTATATCTCCAATGCGCTTTAGTTTAACCGCGGAGAGCGCTGAGACAAAGTCGCAAAGAACGCTGAGTTTGCTGACTGAATTTCTTTGCGCGCTTTGCCTTAGCGTTCTTTGCGGTTAATTTGAAAAGTTTAAACAGCTTCATCATATATCCTACATCATACATCCTTAAAACTTATGCAACGAAAAAATGGATTGTTCTGGGGCATTTTCCTGTTAACGCTGGGGGTGTTGTTTTTAGCCCGGCGGGCCGGAATGCTCGATATAGACTGGCATTCATTAGTGAATTTATGGCCAGTATTGCTAATTCTGGCGGGTGTAAACCTGATTCTGGAACGTCGTGGAAATCCGGCAGCTTTTGTTACAACTGTCATGCTGGCTGTAGCCGTGCCAACAACATTGTTCGGGTTCCTGTCGCATAATCGGAACCACGATGAGTTCAACATGCGCTGGCATGATAATGATGACGACGATGATGACAATGGAAATAACGACAGCGATGACGACGATAATACGGATGACGATTATCGGTCGGAGCGTGAGCATCGGGATTCGGAGAACACAAGAATCCAGACTAACACGTTTGCCGAAACAATGGACGTCGATACTCGTGAAGCTGTCTTGAAATTGTCAGGGGGCGCTGGCCGGTTTACCATCAGCGATCCCAGTACAGAACTTATCAAAGCCGATACAAAACAAACCTCGGGTAGTTATTCGATGTCGGTAGATCGGGATGAAACCACCCATATCCCAACCATTGAACTAAAGCCCACGGATGACGATCAACACATTGATCTGAAAGATGGCAAGTTCGAGAATCGGGTTGATGTGCACCTGAACGCTACGCCTGTCTGGACAATGGATGTAGCACTTGGAGCAGGACAGGGGGATTTGGACTTAAGTGCTTATGCTGTCAAGAGCCTGAAAATTGGCGCCGGTGCTGCCGATCTGGATTTAAAACTCGGTGCCAAAGCCGATCTGTCGGAGATAAAGTTAAACGTGGGAGCGGCTTCAGTAACGGTCCGGGTTCCGAAAGAAGTGGGTTGTCGGATCAAGAAAGACGGTGCCCTGAATCTGGAACAGCTGGATGATTTTACCGACGTTGGTGGTGGCGAATTTGAAAGCCCTGGTTACGATGCCAGCAAGAAGAAAATGTCCATCCGTTTCGATGGGGGCATTTCAAGATTTAAGGTGGTGCGTTACTAAGTCTGAACCGGGATTTATATGATTTTACTGACCGACCATGATTTGATTGATAAACTTTCCTTTAAAGTAAAAAATCATAGTCGGTCAGTAAAATCATATAAATCCCGGTTCTAATTTCCCTGATTCAATTTATTGAGCAGCATTTTATTAAACATCTGCTCGGTCTTGTACAACTCCGCCAATTGCTGCGGACTAATTACTTTTAGGAAACGGCCCATGTATTCGTCATCAAGATCAGCCAGTTTTTGCTTGGTGGCATTGACTTCCCGCAACCCGTTCACTAATTGATTATCGTTTAGGTTTGTACGCGACGGTTCGTTGTTCAATTGCCGAATCCGACGGTTTAATTCCTGCTTCTTGGCGTTGTATTCATTGTAAACCGCCCAAAATTGCGGAGCCTGATCGGTTGTTAGGTTAAGCCGATTCGTGATCAGGCCAATCTTAGCCGCTTCTATCTTCTGCCGTCCGTTGACGTCGTTCTGTGCGCTGGCCACCTGTGCCATAAACACCAGCCCAACCAGCCAACCAATCCATGCGTGTCTCATTGTGGTAAAGTTAACCATGCTAAAAAATCAGGAACCGAGATTCGTATTGTCCAGTCCAGTTTCTTCTTTGATATGTTGCTGAATGTCGATCGGCTGCACATTAAGAAACTGAATCGCTGTTGTATCGCTCCCTAATGAAGAATGAAGCTGTTGAGCATCGGCTAGTTCATTTGCATCAACGCCCTGTTCGTCAAGATAAGCGGTAATAACTTCATTGCTTACACCAGCCAATGCCTCACTCCCCAACGATTCCTGCCGTTGAGGCAAGGTTTGCCAAACAAGTACAGCAATCAGGCTAGCACCTGCCAGCGAGGCTACTGTACGTTGCCAGGACCAGGTAATACGGAAGGCCGGCTTCGACTTACGAATCGCGCGAGCCTGCACGCGCGATGGCAACGTGTCAAAATAACCGTCTGGTGCCACAAACGGCAATTGCCGCATGGGATGCTCAGGTGGCAGTTCATCAAGCCGAAATTCGTTTTTATTAGTCATTATCGTGGTGTGTATCTAATACACAATTTCATTCCCGTGTTTGCAGATTGGACAGTCTAAAGCGGCTGGGGTTTAATCGGTTGTATCAGTTTTAGTCAAATAATCCTCAATTTTTTTAACCGCCAGGTGATAGGATGCTTTTAAGGCACCAACCGATGTACCGGTAATGTCCGAAATTTCTTCGTACTTCATATCATCGAAGTACTTCATGTTGAACACTAACCGCTGTTTATCTGGTAATTTTAACAGCGCCTTTTGCAGTTTTAACTGTACGTCTTCACCACTGAGTTCGTTACCCGATGTAACATAATCGGCATTGCTTTCCAGCTTCTGCATTAACTCACCTTCCACGTCGCCAATCGGCAGAAAAAAACGTCGACGTTTCTTATTCAGAAAGTTAAGACATTCGTTGGTGGCAATTCGGTATATCCAGGTATATAACTGACTATCACCCCGAAACTGTTCCAGGCTGTTCCACACTTTTATGAACGTTTCCTGCACCAGGTCGTCGGTATCGTCATGGTCAATGACCATTTTACGGATATGCCAATAAATTTTCTGCTGGTATTGGCGTACCAGCAGATTAAAGGCAAAATTCCGGCTTGACGGGTCGCGGTATTTGGCGAGGATTTCTGCGTCAGTCATTGTTTCATGGTTTACGGTTTTAGGTTTTTGGTTTACGGTTGGTTGGCGCATGTAAACTGCTTTCGCGCCAGCCAACCGTAAACCAAAAACCTAAAACCGTAAACCTATTTTCGTGCCATTACTTTCTTAACCTGCTCAACAATTTTGTCGGCAGTCAGGCCATATTTCTGCATCAGTTGATCAGGTGTACCGCTTTCGCCGAAGGTATCATGAACGCCGATATATTCGAGTGGAGCAGGGAAGTTTTGTGCCAGAACCTGTGCAACGCTATCGCCCAACCCACCATTAATCATGTGCTCTTCTGCCGATACGGCGCAGCCCGTTTTCTTCACCGATGCCAGAATAGCCTCTTCATCTAACGGCTTAATCGTGTGAATATTGATAATATCGGCTTCGATTCCCTGTTCGGCAAGAATTTCACCGGCTTTGATGGCTTCCCAAACCAAGTGGCCTGTGCAGAAAATAGATACATCTTTTCCTTCATTAACGGTCCAGGCCTTACCAATCTCAAATTTCTGATCGGCGGGGGTAAACACGGGAATCACCGGTCGACCGAAGCGCAAATAAACCGGACCCACATGCTCAGCAATGGCTAGTGTAGCCGCTTTGGTCTGGTTGTAATCGCAGGGATTGATGACGGTCATGTTGGGTAACATTTTCATCATGCCCAAATCTTCCAGAATCTGGTGTGTAGCACCATCTTCGCCTAAGGTTAAGCCTGCGTGGGAAGCACAGATTTTAACATTCTTATTCGAGTACGCCACCGACTGACGAATCTGGTCATATACCCGGCCCGTAGCGAAGTTGGCAAAGGTTGTGGCAAACGGAATGTGACCACCAATGGTCAAACCCGCCGATACACCAATCATATTGGCTTCGGCAATCCCACACTGAACGAACCGTTCTGGATATTCTTTAATAAATGTCTCCAACTTGAGCGAACCCGCTAAATCGGCTGTCAGGGCAATAACGTTAGGATTCGTCCGGCCCAGTTCAGATATACCCGCGCCGAAACCCGAACGCGTATCTTTTTTCTCGGTATACTCGTATTTTTTCATGGTCTATATTAATTCGCCGAAGCGAGGGTTTGCAATTTGGTTAAAAAATAATTGGCACTGGTACAATTTGGGTGCTGAGCCGCGTTTTCGATGCTGAAGCCGTACTTCAACATTCGTCGGGCTAACATCGGTTTTGTACCAATACCCCGCTGAGTCTTTAATTCAAATAAGCGCTTTAAGGTAGCAAATGGATTGTCCTCTGCTTCTGGATTTATAAACTCAAATGTATTATCTGAAAACAGTCGGCGTAAAGTAGTTGAATCACTTAAAAACCAAGATTCGATTTGTTTTACAGCAACAATCACAACTTGACTGTCTTGTTGAGTTATACGCTGACGCGTTACCGTAATACACTCATCTTGGTCGAGGTCAGTTATAATAACAATGATGTTAGCTCCATTCCTAAATAGTGTATCGCGGATATCTGCGAGACGATGAGGTAGCAGATTACCACTTCCAGCAACATCGAAAACAGGATTAACACACCTTAGGCCATTTCGATTGAGCCAATCTTGAAAATTGGTTGATTCAATAATTTCTTGTTCTGTTTTACCTTCACAAATAAAACCAACATTTACCACGCAAGCCCACCTCCGAAAGCATTCATTAGTAAGG
Coding sequences:
- a CDS encoding ABC transporter permease, translating into MVTPPRWADRLLEWFCAPHLLEEVQGDLHERFGRDVRAVGIQRANRRYWGNVLRFVRPFALKRQPTVRRRGEYSSPFFINPVMLSNHVKIAWRNLVKNKVYSAINIFGLAVGLATCLLITLYVFDELSYDKHHTDANRLYRVATDTKQEHWAATAAPTALGLKNDFPEVEQATRLLKVPNMDKMLLRYTHNHQQKQFFETNGYYVDSTFFELFTYPFTYGNPRKAINQPNTLVISETLSSKLFGKENPVGKVINIGLPFGDYNYTVGGVFSDKNKSHIDAHFFLSMQNGDIGNWVSQQKNWATNNIFYTYIKLKDGVNAEAFEAKLPAFLNRHGAADLKALGVSKELTLQAVPDIYLTSNLDNEISANGSLTYLYVFGSIAAFLLLIACINFMNLSTARSEKRAKEVGIRKAMGAIRASLIGQFLGESLLMSILALCLALGFIQLLLPVFNGLTQKNLALFQNPIFVIWIAAITLLTGLLSGLYPAFYLSSFRPITVLKGKLVNSISATALRKGLVVFQFTVSIVLILGAIVIWQQLAFVQNQHLGFTKSQKIVIPLQSNQATTNYAAFKDEILKNPNVISAASGSTYPGIPSDNDLLFYAEGKSVHEAVDINFATVENDYVETLGFKLLYGRAFSKNFTADSTSIILNEVALNQLGYDPKTAVGKTIYFEWQNVRHPMQIVGVVKNFNYESLHQEIKPYGLTTTIGDKHHYFIASVQPKEYTKLLADMEQSWKKINPDTPFSYSFLDQDFQRNYEKEQRTSSIVLYFTLIAIMIACLGLFGLVAFSAEQRTKEIGIRKVLGASVPSIVALLSREFVRLVLVANLIAIPIAWYGMNQWLHDFAYKVSIEWWVFVLAGLLALSTALLTVSFQSIKAALMNPVTSLRSE
- a CDS encoding ABC transporter permease; translation: MRTLRTSGPTEAFQPQPPRWADRLLEWFCAPHLLEEVQGDLYERYRRDVHRMGAKKANQRYSANVLRFIRPFALKRKPTAQRSEQYPSLSLFSTDMIQNYLKIAFRNLARNKAYSAINIIGLSIGLAAAMLIMLYTKDEVSYDRFHAHNPFIYRITSKSVTPAGIVENQQPYTGIFPGPKFQAGVPEIISFVRYQENRKDLKQGNEVKSQTAYFADSSFFSIFSFPLLSGDPKSALKSPKSVVISEELADKNFGTTNALGKILFFKEGDKFEPYTVTGVAKKCPQNSSIKFDVLMPIEVKAEDMADNENWFSVFMNTFVILSPNANLKAVEAKMNQVYVADAQESIKSVAKKFGITNKTVYSLQPFTDMHLSKELPASNGLVDESNPTFSYILSGIALFILLIACINFVNLTVARSLKRAKEIGVRKAVGGARAQLIMQFLGESFLLCFAAFLFAIVLIELALPTFNQLANKALSLSYLFDAKLVAGYIILFIVTSLLSGFYPALVLSGYNPVQTLYSRFNLSGKNYLQKSLVVLQFTLASFLIIASLTIYSQFNYLTSKDLGYDDKNLVVIDKSNLKRSEVKLLKEELLKDQNILDVAPKNGGFWGTVAKINGETQLSFAYETVNETYLPLFKIPVLKGRNFSTAFPSDSSQSVLVNETFVKKAGWKNPLGQVVDFWFKNEKYHVIGVVKDHHFASLSQEIKPQLFTMKAANEYGKAFIKIKPNTETASLQHIEKVFKKLFPLNPYSYKFMDQENLKRYESEAKWKQMMLFGAILTIFISCIGLFGLATLSAERRTKEIGIRKVLGASVPSIVQLLSTDFLKLVSISFIFAFPAAWYAMDEWLKNYPYRVNMSVWVFLVTAFIAISIAFLTVSWQSLRAAMINPVASLRSE
- a CDS encoding PadR family transcriptional regulator, whose protein sequence is MKRTYLGEFEEIVLLTVAVLNDAAYGVAITDELDRQTGRSVSISAVHAALHRLEEKGMLKSHMGDATAERGGRRKRLFTVTALGSRALHDIRAMRDQLWNSISPNALPAISL
- a CDS encoding c-type cytochrome, encoding MKKVFKVIGIVIGVLALGVVVLLAYVKLALPNVGEAPSLKVDATPQRIERGAYLANHVTVCIDCHSTRDYTLFSGPLAPGTIGKGGELFNQQMGFPGSFTAKNITPYGIGNWTDGEIYRAITTGVSRDGHAFFPVMPYPYYGKMGDEDVQSIIAYLRTLKPIENKPAESKADFPFNFILNTIPVKAEPMSMPDPKDELATGKYLVMIAGCVECHTQVDKGQIIKEKSFAGGRDFKLPSGMLYTSNITPDKETGIGSWTKETFIARFKTYADSSYKPQKLGPNDFQTVMPWMMYAGMKEQDLGAIYTYLMSLKPIPNKVTEKFKPHVAIR
- a CDS encoding N-(5'-phosphoribosyl)anthranilate isomerase, whose amino-acid sequence is MSLKTLVKISNVTNLSDARYCAGMGVDMLGFSMDADSPDYIEPKKFDEIRGWVAGVQIVGETTSTDPEVIEQLLDTYKPDILQVNESALLSYLSTFTKPLILHVDLSQLTLDQLDTLFQTGVAGADYILLESNSPLHLDDELKTTLQRLAARYPILLGIGVSAENVHELLAELSVQGIALSGGDEERPGNKEFGELMDILEAIEEE